In a genomic window of Gigantopelta aegis isolate Gae_Host chromosome 9, Gae_host_genome, whole genome shotgun sequence:
- the LOC121381759 gene encoding solute carrier family 45 member 3-like: protein MRCCYFTAGDDHGDLGTWPYHMSCIPKRSSVPLSIVQILLLNTVVCGVEICACAGFTYIPPMLLKVGYSEENMSLILGIGPLMGFVLNPIIGRASDQCRSFYGRRRPFIFGLSAMLVVSLYMIPFGEYFMSLIFGRNLFSKMLGVWSLTAGSVLLDFTSQACLTPCEALLSDVTKDSGQYERAFTTYSLMISLGGVLGYLLTAIDWNSNPVGVYFGSQESSIFSLLIVIFTLMLASTLMVASEKPISSSPSSEYLQNHVAAIKSNLVSIQTAESGYSSSSSEDIPASILARETASSHIETSQFHRPTQTLRMMRTKVKLLFSGRIMSGICGLLRFLSFSVFRLLPSQVKEMLNVPVVLRKLCFANFCSWTAVMGFNLYFSDFVAQAVYMGSPNAPDGSASGRLYDEGVRMGSWGLLFHCITSASYSFFVEKMVDRYDCRATYIFGMISFVVAMSGMVVFRNAVFVSLMAAATGFAYATLTTIPFILISRYHTHKELYFFDVSTSTGTNMSATAERGIGTDMGILDSAYFLSQVILTAIMGYIVHLTGTVLTYMVSAGAMGILACFFIQDIVCHTQKFLSGRNTIWRRLKISWKLILLIMDLE from the exons ATGAGGTGTTGTTACTTTACTGCTGGTGACGATCATGGTGACTTGGGAACATGGCCATACCATATG AGTTGCATCCCTAAAAGGAGTTCTGTGCCCCTGAGCATTGTTCAAATCCTCCTGCTCAACACAGTGGTGTGTGGTGTTGAAATATGCGCCTGTGCCGGCTTCACCTACATCCCTCCAATGCTGCTAAAGGTGGGATATTCCGAAGAAAACATGAGTCTCATTCTCGGAATCGGACCTCTGATGGGCTTCGTGTTGAACCCCATCATTGGACGAGCCAGTGACCAGTGTAGAAGTTTTTACGGCCGTCGCCGACCATTTATATTTGGTCTGTCTGCAATGCTTGTCGTATCGCTATACATGATTCCTTTTGGGGAATACTTCATGTCGTTAATATTCGGACGAAATCTGTTCAGCAAGATGCTCGGAGTGTGGAGTTTAACTGCTGGCTCTGTGTTACTGGACTTCACCAGTCAGGCCTGTCTGACCCCCTGTGAAGCCTTGTTAAGTGATGTAACAAAGGACTCTGGCCAGTACGAGCGTGCTTTCACCACATACTCTCTGATGATCAGCCTGGGGGGAGTACTGGGATATTTATTGACAGCGATAGACTGGAATTCCAATCCAGTAGGAGTGTATTTTGGATCGCAAGAGTCTTCCATATTTTCACTGTTAATTGTTATATTTACACTCATGTTGGCATCCACGTTGATGGTTGCGTCTGAAAAACCTATATCCTCCTCTCCTTCCAGTGAATACTTACAAAATCACGTAGCAGCTATCAAAAGTAATTTAGTCAGTATACAGACTGCCGAGTCGGGATACAGCAGTTCCTCATCGGAGGACATCCCTGCCAGTATTCTCGCTAGAGAAACAGCCTCCAGCCACATTGAAACCTCACAGTTCCACAGGCCCACACAGACCCTCCGGATGATGAGAACTAAAGTGAAATTGTTGTTTTCCGGAAGAATCATGTCAGGTATCTGCGGCTTGCTGCGGTTTCTGTCTTTCAGTGTTTTTAGATTGTTACCGAGTCAAGTGAAGGAAATGTTGAATGTGCCAGTAGTGTTACGCAAATTGTGCTTCGCCAACTTCTGCAGCTGGACGGCTGTTATGGGCTTCAACCTATATTTCTCCGACTTTGTGGCCCAGGCTGTGTACATGGGCAGCCCGAATGCTCCTGACGGTTCCGCCAGCGGGAGGCTGTACGACGAAGGTGTTCGTATGGGGAGCTGGGGTCTGCTCTTTCACTGTATCACCTCGGCCAGTTACTCTTTCTTCGTGGAGAAGATGGTCGACAGGTACGACTGTCGCGCGACCTACATATTCGGTATGATATCGTTTGTGGTTGCCATGTCAGGGATGGTCGTTTTCAGGAATGCTGTTTTTGTCAGTCTGATGGCCGCCGCAACGGGTTTTGCTTACGCCACACTGACCACCATACCTTTCATCCTCATCTCCAGATACCACACACATAAAGAG TTATACTTTTTCGATGTCTCCACTTCAACAGGGACTAATATGTCTGCAACTGCAGAGCGTGGTATTGGGACTGACATGGGCATTCTCGACAGTGCTTACTTCCTCTCACAGGTCATACTGACTGCCATCATGGGCTACATCGTGCACCTGACGGGGACCGTACTCACGTACATGGTGTCCGCGGGGGCCATGGGCATACTGGCGTGCTTCTTCATACAGGATATCGTG tgccatacccaaaaatttctttctggtagAAATACGATATGGAGAAGACTGAAGATATCTTGGAAGCTGATTCTATTAATAATGGATTTAGAATAG